One Chryseobacterium sp. StRB126 genomic region harbors:
- a CDS encoding RNA polymerase sigma factor, producing MDSREKEFAQLIKDNQGLIIKVSRLYTNSLEDEEDLFQEIVLQLWRSYDSFKGNSKISTWMYRVALNTAITLFRKKSKSLPTNELDINHKDFVEDDDEKQQQISLLYTVIKTLPNIERAIVMMYLDDLPYKDIAENLGITEVNARVKMNRLKKTLKEQMEKYA from the coding sequence ATGGATTCCAGAGAAAAAGAATTTGCGCAGCTCATCAAAGATAATCAGGGTCTGATTATTAAAGTATCGCGCTTATATACCAATTCACTGGAAGATGAAGAGGATCTTTTTCAGGAGATTGTATTGCAACTCTGGAGAAGTTATGACTCTTTCAAAGGAAATTCCAAGATTTCAACATGGATGTATCGTGTAGCGCTTAATACAGCCATTACCCTCTTTAGAAAAAAAAGCAAAAGCCTTCCTACGAATGAACTGGACATCAACCACAAAGATTTTGTGGAAGATGATGATGAAAAACAACAACAGATTTCGCTTTTGTATACTGTAATCAAGACTCTTCCTAATATAGAAAGAGCCATTGTCATGATGTATCTTGACGATCTGCCTTACAAGGACATTGCAGAAAACCTCGGAATTACTGAAGTTAATGCACGCGTGAAAATGAACAGATTAAAGAAAACCCTTAAAGAACAGATGGAAAAATATGCCTGA
- a CDS encoding AMP-binding protein, whose product MPLSYVYGASEVPLLGQTIGANLKSTVEKFPNQEALICVHQGYRATYQEFYNQTTAIAKALIFLGAKSGDRIGIWASNRYEWVLLQYATARIGAILVNINPAYRTHELTYVLNQSEIRFIFSSLSFKTSNYKEMVEYAKEVCPTLKHEIFFDDNWENFVNNGQEISDEVLHSFEEHVQFDDPVNIQYTSGTTGFPKGVTLSHHNILNNGYFIGIRLKYTEKDRVCIPVPFYHCFGMVIGNMCCTAHGACMVIPNDSFDPDITLKTVSDEKCTSLYGVPTMFIAELAVKDFDSYDFSSLRTGVMAGSVCPPEIMKKVENLMNIKEMSICYGMTETSPVSTQTLIGTPLEKQVSTVGTVQDHLEIKIIDENGKILKRGEHGELCTRGYSVMLKYWNDPENTKKVLDDARWMHTGDMAVMDKDGYITISGRIKDLIIRGGENISPKEIEDFLYTYTHILDVQIIGVPSEKFGEEVMAWVKVRKGFNITEQELLDYCKGRIAHYKVPKYWKFVEEFPMTISGKIRKVEMREISMKELGLESHKA is encoded by the coding sequence ATGCCTTTATCATATGTTTATGGAGCATCTGAGGTTCCATTATTAGGACAGACTATTGGAGCAAATCTTAAAAGTACTGTCGAAAAATTCCCTAATCAAGAAGCACTTATTTGTGTTCATCAAGGTTACAGAGCTACTTATCAAGAATTTTACAATCAAACAACCGCTATTGCCAAAGCCCTGATATTTTTAGGCGCAAAAAGTGGTGACCGAATAGGAATATGGGCTTCCAACCGCTATGAATGGGTACTTCTTCAATATGCCACTGCCAGAATCGGGGCTATTTTAGTGAATATCAATCCCGCCTACAGAACCCACGAGCTTACCTATGTACTGAACCAGTCTGAAATTCGTTTTATTTTTTCTTCCTTAAGCTTTAAAACCAGCAACTACAAAGAAATGGTTGAATATGCCAAGGAAGTTTGCCCCACTTTAAAGCACGAAATTTTCTTCGATGATAACTGGGAAAACTTTGTAAACAACGGCCAGGAAATTTCTGATGAAGTTCTCCATAGTTTTGAAGAACATGTACAGTTTGATGATCCTGTCAATATTCAATATACCTCAGGAACCACAGGGTTTCCTAAAGGAGTTACTCTTTCCCATCATAATATCTTAAATAACGGATACTTTATTGGTATCCGGTTAAAGTATACGGAAAAAGACCGCGTATGTATTCCGGTTCCTTTCTATCACTGCTTTGGAATGGTGATTGGAAATATGTGCTGTACCGCTCACGGTGCTTGCATGGTAATTCCTAATGACAGTTTTGATCCCGATATTACATTGAAAACGGTTTCGGATGAAAAATGTACATCCCTTTATGGTGTTCCTACTATGTTTATTGCTGAACTTGCCGTAAAGGATTTTGATTCTTATGATTTTTCAAGTTTAAGAACCGGTGTAATGGCAGGCTCAGTATGTCCACCGGAAATTATGAAAAAAGTGGAAAACCTTATGAATATTAAAGAAATGAGTATCTGTTATGGAATGACGGAAACTTCTCCCGTATCCACCCAAACTTTAATAGGAACTCCATTGGAGAAACAGGTAAGTACAGTAGGAACCGTTCAGGATCACCTTGAAATAAAAATCATTGATGAAAATGGAAAAATTCTGAAACGTGGTGAACACGGTGAACTCTGTACAAGAGGCTACTCTGTGATGCTGAAATACTGGAATGATCCCGAAAACACAAAAAAAGTACTGGACGATGCCCGCTGGATGCACACCGGCGATATGGCAGTAATGGATAAAGATGGGTATATTACCATTTCCGGAAGAATTAAAGACCTTATCATCCGAGGTGGAGAAAATATCTCTCCTAAAGAAATTGAAGACTTCTTATACACTTATACCCATATTCTGGATGTTCAAATCATTGGAGTTCCGAGTGAAAAATTTGGAGAAGAAGTGATGGCTTGGGTGAAAGTAAGGAAAGGCTTTAATATTACAGAACAGGAGTTATTAGACTATTGTAAAGGAAGAATTGCTCATTATAAAGTTCCGAAATACTGGAAGTTTGTGGAGGAATTTCCAATGACCATTTCCGGGAAAATAAGAAAGGTAGAAATGCGGGAAATCTCTATGAAAGAATTAGGATTGGAAAGTCATAAAGCTTAA